CTCGTGTACCTTTCCATTGTCACTTGTAGCTGCAACGTCTGTTTCTATGGGCAATGTGCCAAGCACTTTCACTCCAAAGTCCTCTGCTGCTTTTGATACTCCGCCTGATCCGAACACGTGAATCATCTCATCACAGTGTGGGCAGACAATGCCGCTCATGTTCTCCACCATTCCAATGACAGGAACTTCTATCATCTTTGCGAAGTTGAGTGACTTCCTGACACTTGTAAGTGCAACGTCCTGTGGTGTTGTGACCACAACAGTACCATCAAGGTTTCCAATGAGTTGTGCAATGCTCAGTGGTTCATCTCCTGTTCCAGGTGGCAGGTCGATGATCAGATAGTCCAGCACACCCCAGTCAACTTCTTCCAGGAATTGCTTGATAGCTCCCATCTTTGCAGGACCACGCCAGATCACCGGGGAATCATCGCTATCAAGGAGAAGTCCTACGGACATCACTTTCAGGTTATCGTTGACCTTTACAGGAACAATACCCTTTTCTCCTACAATTGGTCTCTGACCTTCCACTCCGAACATAGTTGGGATTGTGGGGCCGTGTATATCGCTGTCAAGAAGACCTATTTTGTATCCACGGTCTGCAAGTGTGGCAGCAAGGTTGGCGGAGACTGTGCTTTTTCCCACGCCACCTTTTCCGCTCATGACCATGATCTTCTTTTTTATACCTCTAAGATTGGTTACGAGCTTTGGTTCTTCTGGCTTTGCGTTAAGCAGACTTTCCGGTGATTGGATATTGGATGCCATTTTAGATCTCCTGTGATTATTTTTGAGTTACCAGAGGTCAGTTCTCTTCGTTCTGGTCTTTGATGCTGACATAGTTTCCGCCCTTGATCTCTATTGCTTTGCCTGTGGTCAATGCAAAGGCTATCTTCTTTCTTGCACTCTTAAGATCTTCCCAGAATGCACGCCTTGAGATCCCCATTTGCGTGGCTGCTTCCTGCTGCTGGAGCCCTTCGTAATCCACAAGTCTTAATGCTTCCAGTTCTTCCACTGCAACGGAGACTACCTCAAGCTCCGAAAGCGCAACTCCCCGTGGCTTAAAATAGAATTCTTCCGGGTTGCATTTCACCCTTCTGGGGCTTTTTGGTCTTCCTCTGCATGTCATAACATCGTATCTCCTCATATGTTAGCTTATATATAAGCAATTCCCACAATGCTTTTATATTTATTCTCATGTGTTCAAAATCGCTTTTTTAATTACATATCCGGCTCCACTTTTTTCTAAAAAGATAACAATGTAGGTCCCATAAGCAAAAGGCTATTATGTATTTTCACAATTATTGTATTAGAATTTATTGAGGAGATGCTGTATATGAATAAGGATATGCTGATGTGGGACGAGACCCTGTTCAGGGATGGTAGTGTTCTTGAACTGGATCATCTTCCTGATCATTTCTCGCACCGTGAAACACAGATGCAATCCCTTATGTACAGTTTACGCCCTGCTCTTCGGGGAATGCGTCCTCTCAACAGCCTCATCAGTGGTCCGCCCGGTACCGGAAAGACAACTACGGTCATGAAGGTTTTCGGGGAGATGAAAAAACACTCGGAAAATGTTGTTTTCGTAAAGGTGAACTGCCAGATGGACTCCACGAAGTTCGCTGTCATTGCAAGGATCTACAAGGCACTTTTCAAAGTATCTCCTCCTGCATCAGGAGTTGCATTCAGGAAACTCTTTGAAAAGGTAATGAACTTCCTTGTGGAAAATGAGAAGACACTGGTTGTCTGCCTTGATGATATCAATTATCTTTACCATGAAGGAAATGCTGACGATGTCATGTATTCCATGCTCAGGGCCCATGAACAGTTCCCGGGAGCAAAGGTGGGTGTGATCGCTATTGTGAGTGATACCGGAAAGCTTTACCAGTTCGACCCGAAGGTGAACTCGGTGTTCCTGCCGGAAGAGGTCGCTTTCCCAAGGTATGCGTATGATGAACTCCAGGATATCCTTGGCAGAAGGATCGATCTTGCATTCTTTCCGAATGTCGTATCCGATGAAGTAAAGGATGCTATTGTGGAATATGTTGATATGACTGGTGACCTCCGAGTGGGTATCGATCTTCTGAAACGCTCGGGCCTGAATGCCGAAAGACGAGCCAGTAAGACAATATCTGTTGAAGATGTGGAAAGTGCATATGAAAGCTCCCGTTTACTGCATCTTGGAAGGAGTATTATGTCCCTCACACCCGATGAGCGAACACTTTTGGAGCTTATCGCTAAGCAAAGGGAGTGTCAGACTGGGGATCTCTACAAGCTTTTCCATGAACAGACAGGTCTTGGATACACTCGTTTCTATGATATGCTCAAAAAACTCAATGATGCACGCTATGTTAGCACTGATTTTTCCGGCAAAGGAACTCGTGGTCGTACTCGTATCGTGAAACCAAGATACCAGCCGGAAGATATTCTCAAATGCCTTGAATGAAGGGGGTAGGAAGTTGGAGACAAGGACCAAAGTATGGCTGACAGAGGACGGAAAACATATAATCGGTGCTGGTAAGGTCAATTTGCTCAAAGCCATTGATGAAGAGCGTTCTTTAAGTAAAGCATGCAAAAAACTCGGAATGTCTTACAAACATGCCTGGCTTATCCTGAAGAAAATGAATGAGCGGGGAAACCAGGAGATCGTGTACACTGTCAGGGGTGGAAAGGATCAGGGTACTTTCCTGACCGAGTATGGTAAACAACTGATCGATGAATACGAGGCAAGTCGCACCTACATTGATGAAACGGTTGGTGATGACACCTCCTGGGAGAACATTGCCTTCAAACTGTCTGCCCGGAACAAATTGATCGGACGGGTGGTGGAAGTTGAGAAAGGTGACATTGTGTCCAAGGTAAAGATCGAAGTGGATCCTGCGATCCTGACGTCCATCGTAACATCAGAAGCAGTGGACAGGCTCGATGTAAAGGAAGGGGACGAATTGTTTGCCATCATCAAATCCACTGAGGTAATGCTGGCAAAACCTTCCCGGGTACCGCCTGAAAGTGAGGACTATTAAATGACTTCTATCAATATTATGTCATGGAATGTGAATGGTTTAAGGTCCATGGTGAAGAAAGGTTTTCTGGAATGGGTGGCTGAAGCCCAGCCTGATATCCTCTGTCTTCAGGAAACAAAAGCACAGGAAAGACAGCTTCCCACAAATCTGCGACATATCGATAGTTACATGCCCCATTTCTTTTCAGCAGAACGCAAAGGTTACAGCGGTGTTGCGGTCTATACGAAACTTCCTCCGGTAAATGTTGAATATGGTCTCG
This genomic stretch from Methanococcoides sp. AM1 harbors:
- a CDS encoding molybdenum-dependent transcriptional regulator; translation: METRTKVWLTEDGKHIIGAGKVNLLKAIDEERSLSKACKKLGMSYKHAWLILKKMNERGNQEIVYTVRGGKDQGTFLTEYGKQLIDEYEASRTYIDETVGDDTSWENIAFKLSARNKLIGRVVEVEKGDIVSKVKIEVDPAILTSIVTSEAVDRLDVKEGDELFAIIKSTEVMLAKPSRVPPESEDY
- a CDS encoding DUF134 domain-containing protein, coding for MTCRGRPKSPRRVKCNPEEFYFKPRGVALSELEVVSVAVEELEALRLVDYEGLQQQEAATQMGISRRAFWEDLKSARKKIAFALTTGKAIEIKGGNYVSIKDQNEEN
- a CDS encoding Mrp/NBP35 family ATP-binding protein, whose amino-acid sequence is MASNIQSPESLLNAKPEEPKLVTNLRGIKKKIMVMSGKGGVGKSTVSANLAATLADRGYKIGLLDSDIHGPTIPTMFGVEGQRPIVGEKGIVPVKVNDNLKVMSVGLLLDSDDSPVIWRGPAKMGAIKQFLEEVDWGVLDYLIIDLPPGTGDEPLSIAQLIGNLDGTVVVTTPQDVALTSVRKSLNFAKMIEVPVIGMVENMSGIVCPHCDEMIHVFGSGGVSKAAEDFGVKVLGTLPIETDVAATSDNGKVHEDIKGNSEWYKTFNKIVDAVEEFVK
- a CDS encoding ORC1-type DNA replication protein; translated protein: MNKDMLMWDETLFRDGSVLELDHLPDHFSHRETQMQSLMYSLRPALRGMRPLNSLISGPPGTGKTTTVMKVFGEMKKHSENVVFVKVNCQMDSTKFAVIARIYKALFKVSPPASGVAFRKLFEKVMNFLVENEKTLVVCLDDINYLYHEGNADDVMYSMLRAHEQFPGAKVGVIAIVSDTGKLYQFDPKVNSVFLPEEVAFPRYAYDELQDILGRRIDLAFFPNVVSDEVKDAIVEYVDMTGDLRVGIDLLKRSGLNAERRASKTISVEDVESAYESSRLLHLGRSIMSLTPDERTLLELIAKQRECQTGDLYKLFHEQTGLGYTRFYDMLKKLNDARYVSTDFSGKGTRGRTRIVKPRYQPEDILKCLE